The Oncorhynchus tshawytscha isolate Ot180627B linkage group LG08, Otsh_v2.0, whole genome shotgun sequence genome window below encodes:
- the LOC121846985 gene encoding uncharacterized protein DDB_G0271670-like, with protein sequence SSSSCSSSSSSFCSSFSFSCSSPSSSSFSSSFYSSSSSFSSSFHSSSSSSSSFSSSCPSPSSSLSSSSSSFSSSSSSPSSSSSSSSSSSSSSSSSSSSSSSSSSSSSSSSSSSSSSSSSSSSSSSSSSSSSSSSSSSSSSSSSSSSSSSSSSSSSSFSSSPSSSSSSSSSSSLCETGLKGHTRVSNKMCIF encoded by the coding sequence tcctcctcctcctgctcttcctcatcctcctcattctgttcctccttctctttctcctgctcttccccttcctcctcctccttctcttcctccttctattcttcctcctcctccttctcttcctccttccattcttcctcctcctcctcttcctccttctcttcctcctgcccttccccctcctcctccctctcttcctcctcctcctccttctcttcctcctcctcctccccctcttcctcctcctcttcctcctcctcttcctcctcctcctcctcctcctcctcctcctcctcctcctcctcttcctcctcctcctcctcctcctcctcctcctcctcctcctcttcctcctcctcttcctcctcctcttcctcttcctcctcctcttcctcctcctcttcctcctcctcttcctcctcctcctcttcctcctcctcttcctcctcctcttcttcctcctcctccttctcttcttccccctcttcctcctcctcctcctcctcctcctcctctttgtgtGAGACAGGTCTAAAGGGACATACTAGGGTGTCCAATAAAATGTGTATCTTTTGA